Proteins found in one Candidatus Palauibacter scopulicola genomic segment:
- a CDS encoding copper resistance protein CopC, with amino-acid sequence MGEWIRNRAVVLAIVTLTTASVFVGAHLSLKESSPEKDETIAISPPTITLWFTQAPQMAGTSVRLLPKGGEPLDLEPATAQEDDPSVVVLNVSETLSDGDYEVMWRAMAQDGHTIRGDFGFTVQTAR; translated from the coding sequence ATGGGGGAATGGATTCGCAACCGGGCGGTCGTCCTGGCGATCGTCACGCTGACGACGGCGAGCGTCTTCGTCGGCGCGCACCTCTCCCTCAAGGAGTCGTCTCCCGAGAAGGATGAGACGATCGCGATCAGCCCCCCGACGATCACGTTGTGGTTCACGCAGGCGCCGCAGATGGCCGGGACGTCCGTTCGCCTCCTGCCGAAGGGAGGCGAACCCCTCGACCTGGAGCCGGCGACCGCCCAGGAGGACGACCCGAGCGTCGTCGTGCTGAACGTGAGCGAGACGCTCTCGGACGGCGACTACGAGGTCATGTGGCGGGCCATGGCGCAGGACGGCCATACGATCAGGGGGGACTTCGGCTTCACGGTGCAGACCGCCCGCTGA
- a CDS encoding DUF1080 domain-containing protein, producing MPAPRRHRLHARLRVRATLAPRVPLLTALAAGLALGCAQAPESSPEAGETGAAEAAPNTLTAAEREAGWRLLFDGETTAGWRGYNLETFPDTGWAVIDGALVVGATATDPDVAIGGDIVTTESFSDFDLKFEFMLSEVANSGVLYRVIEEEGAAIWYNAPEYQVLDDPAYIEMGTMDMHTHLTGDNYDLHASGEKALRGPGEWNEGRIRIQNDLVEHWLNGTKTVEYELGSAEWEALVAASKFAPYPRYGRAASGPIGLQDHGRNVWYRNIRIRPLESVSLFNGENLDGWRVHGTERWYVEDGEQGGEIVCESGPDAAYGYLVTEATYRDFDLTVEFKQEADGNSGVFLRSSVDGTTVSGWQAEVAPPGLFTGGIYESYGRGWLVQPDPELDAALRMGDWNTMRIRADGDRVETWLNGTRMVELEDEQIGEAEGSIALQIHDGGGIKVRWRNLTITNLGN from the coding sequence ATGCCCGCCCCGCGACGCCACCGGCTCCACGCGCGACTCCGGGTCCGCGCGACGCTCGCACCCCGCGTCCCGCTCCTCACCGCGCTGGCGGCGGGGCTGGCCCTCGGCTGTGCCCAGGCTCCGGAGTCCTCGCCGGAGGCGGGGGAGACGGGCGCGGCGGAAGCGGCGCCGAACACGCTGACCGCGGCCGAACGCGAGGCCGGCTGGCGCCTCCTCTTCGATGGCGAGACGACGGCGGGCTGGCGCGGCTACAACCTGGAGACCTTCCCGGACACCGGCTGGGCGGTGATCGATGGCGCGCTCGTCGTGGGCGCGACCGCGACCGACCCCGATGTGGCGATCGGCGGCGACATCGTCACCACCGAATCGTTCTCCGACTTCGACCTGAAGTTCGAGTTCATGCTGTCGGAGGTCGCGAACAGCGGCGTGCTCTACCGCGTGATCGAGGAGGAGGGCGCCGCGATCTGGTACAACGCGCCCGAATACCAGGTGCTCGACGACCCGGCGTACATCGAGATGGGCACGATGGACATGCACACGCACCTGACCGGCGACAACTACGATCTCCACGCCTCCGGCGAGAAGGCGCTCCGGGGGCCGGGTGAGTGGAACGAGGGCCGGATCCGCATCCAGAACGACCTCGTCGAGCACTGGCTGAACGGCACGAAGACGGTCGAGTACGAGCTGGGGTCGGCCGAGTGGGAGGCGCTCGTCGCCGCGAGCAAGTTCGCACCGTATCCCCGCTACGGGCGCGCCGCCTCCGGGCCGATCGGCCTCCAGGACCACGGGCGCAACGTCTGGTACCGCAACATCCGGATCCGTCCCCTCGAGTCCGTCTCCCTCTTCAACGGCGAGAACCTCGACGGCTGGCGCGTGCACGGGACCGAGCGCTGGTACGTGGAGGACGGAGAGCAGGGCGGGGAAATCGTGTGCGAGAGCGGCCCCGACGCGGCGTACGGCTATCTCGTGACCGAAGCGACCTACCGCGACTTCGACCTCACCGTCGAGTTCAAGCAGGAGGCGGACGGGAACAGCGGCGTCTTCCTCCGCTCCAGCGTGGACGGGACGACCGTCAGCGGCTGGCAGGCCGAGGTCGCGCCCCCGGGCCTCTTCACCGGCGGCATCTACGAGTCGTACGGGCGCGGCTGGCTCGTACAGCCCGACCCGGAACTCGACGCCGCCCTCCGCATGGGCGACTGGAACACGATGCGGATCCGGGCCGACGGCGACCGCGTTGAGACGTGGTTGAACGGCACGAGGATGGTGGAGTTGGAGGACGAGCAGATCGGAGAGGCCGAGGGTTCGATCGCGCTCCAGATCCACGACGGCGGCGGCATCAAGGTTCGCTGGCGCAACCTGACGATCACCAACCTCGGCAACTGA
- a CDS encoding Gfo/Idh/MocA family oxidoreductase, giving the protein MSEEKRDRRSFVKSVAAGSVLAAGAPSLLAGAESGRRSGPAVRRTLAREPEPRRAAPSDDIGLAVIGAGGMGMADVSTALRIPGVKLVAACDVFDGRLEAARERHGDIFTTRDYREVLARDEVDAVIVGTPDHWHQPISVDALRAGKAVYCEKPMVHRIEEGHDLVAAERESGSVFQVGSQGMSSLGNEKAKELYEEGAIGELNYAEGFWARNDPIGAWQYPIPAGASEETVDWKGFLGPAPDRPYDPLRIFRWRNYRDYGTGVAGDLFVHLFSSLHFVVSSRGPTRIQAAGGLRYWKDGREVPDVLLGVFDYPETETHPGFNLSLRVNFVDGTSGSTFLRLVGSEGAMDVTWTEVILRKNVAVDPMDTFSQEKMAEAAASADGLPPRVRMLPPAEVRYEVERGYRGAHVDHFFNWFEAIRGGPPVREDAAFGLRAAAPALACNLSYFEDRIVHWDPDAMRLL; this is encoded by the coding sequence ATGAGCGAAGAAAAGAGAGACCGCCGGAGTTTCGTCAAATCCGTGGCCGCCGGCTCCGTGCTGGCCGCGGGCGCGCCCTCGCTCCTGGCCGGCGCCGAATCCGGGCGCCGGAGCGGGCCCGCCGTCCGCCGCACGCTCGCGCGGGAGCCGGAACCCCGTCGCGCAGCGCCATCCGACGACATCGGACTGGCCGTAATCGGCGCAGGCGGGATGGGCATGGCGGATGTCTCCACCGCGCTGCGCATTCCGGGCGTGAAGCTGGTGGCCGCCTGCGATGTGTTCGACGGACGGCTCGAAGCCGCGCGCGAGCGGCACGGGGACATCTTCACCACCCGCGACTACCGGGAGGTGCTCGCCCGGGACGAGGTCGACGCCGTGATCGTGGGCACGCCGGACCACTGGCACCAGCCGATCTCCGTCGATGCCCTCCGCGCCGGCAAAGCCGTCTACTGCGAGAAGCCGATGGTCCACCGGATCGAGGAAGGGCACGATCTTGTCGCCGCCGAGCGGGAGTCCGGGTCGGTGTTCCAGGTGGGCAGCCAGGGGATGAGTTCGCTCGGCAACGAGAAGGCGAAGGAACTGTACGAGGAAGGGGCGATCGGCGAACTCAACTACGCCGAGGGATTCTGGGCGCGCAACGATCCCATCGGGGCGTGGCAGTACCCGATCCCGGCCGGCGCCTCCGAGGAGACCGTCGACTGGAAGGGCTTCCTCGGGCCGGCCCCCGACCGCCCATACGACCCCCTGCGCATCTTCCGCTGGCGCAACTACCGCGACTACGGGACCGGCGTGGCGGGCGACCTCTTCGTCCATCTCTTCTCCAGCCTCCACTTCGTCGTGAGTTCGCGCGGCCCGACCCGGATCCAGGCCGCCGGAGGGCTCCGCTACTGGAAGGACGGCCGCGAGGTGCCGGACGTGCTCCTGGGCGTGTTCGACTATCCGGAGACGGAAACGCACCCGGGCTTCAACCTGTCGCTGCGCGTGAACTTCGTGGACGGGACCTCGGGCAGCACGTTCCTGAGACTGGTGGGGAGCGAGGGCGCGATGGACGTGACGTGGACCGAGGTCATCCTTCGGAAGAACGTCGCCGTAGACCCCATGGATACCTTCTCCCAGGAGAAGATGGCCGAGGCCGCGGCGTCGGCCGATGGGCTCCCGCCGCGGGTCCGGATGCTCCCCCCGGCCGAGGTCCGGTACGAGGTCGAGCGCGGATACCGCGGCGCCCACGTCGACCACTTCTTCAACTGGTTCGAGGCGATTCGTGGCGGCCCGCCCGTGCGCGAGGACGCGGCCTTCGGGCTGCGCGCGGCCGCCCCCGCGCTGGCCTGCAACCTCTCCTACTTCGAGGACCGCATCGTGCACTGGGACCCCGACGCCATGAGGCTCCTCTGA
- a CDS encoding alpha/beta hydrolase: MLIIRYDGIRPLARGSRARRGCWLLLIAAVLVATTALAAGPISAQTEPPAEPPADWEATAIDYSNVPYPHPVSYLDVDVYGNGYRLAYMDVAPAGPANGQTVVLFHGMNFFAAGFRPTIEALRNAGFRVIAIDRLGFGRSSKPIIHYNLHIPARNAKRLLDALGIERAAIVGHSMGGMAATRFASTYPEATTHVAMVNQIGLTDSRPGREWTDTNENYASVLNGTTYQSVLRGHMRYYPNGWRPEYLEWVKVQYGLTLSGDWPRMARVRAAQRAILYEDPVVYEWQHIATKALVIGGADDRLVANYPVLARNVAEELQNAELFLFPEVGHSPQFEIPERFHAELIRFLRSDPNEPADQSWRATDVGRPPGS, translated from the coding sequence ATGCTGATCATTCGCTACGACGGAATCCGGCCATTGGCCCGTGGGAGCCGGGCGCGGAGGGGCTGCTGGCTTCTCCTCATCGCGGCGGTCCTCGTGGCCACAACGGCTTTGGCCGCCGGTCCCATCTCGGCGCAGACCGAGCCGCCCGCGGAGCCGCCGGCCGACTGGGAGGCGACGGCGATCGATTACAGCAACGTCCCGTATCCGCACCCGGTGTCGTACCTCGACGTCGACGTCTACGGGAACGGCTATCGGCTCGCGTACATGGATGTGGCTCCGGCCGGCCCCGCGAATGGCCAGACGGTCGTCCTCTTTCACGGGATGAACTTCTTCGCGGCGGGGTTCCGGCCCACGATCGAGGCGCTGCGGAACGCGGGGTTCCGGGTGATCGCGATCGACCGGCTGGGCTTCGGCCGCTCCTCGAAGCCCATCATCCACTACAACCTCCACATCCCCGCCCGGAACGCGAAGCGGCTGCTCGACGCGCTGGGGATCGAGCGCGCCGCGATCGTCGGACATTCGATGGGCGGGATGGCGGCGACCCGATTCGCCTCGACGTATCCCGAGGCGACGACGCACGTCGCCATGGTGAACCAGATCGGCCTCACCGACTCGCGTCCCGGCCGGGAGTGGACGGACACGAATGAAAATTATGCGTCGGTGCTCAACGGGACGACGTATCAGTCGGTCTTGCGCGGGCACATGCGCTACTACCCGAACGGCTGGCGCCCGGAATACCTCGAGTGGGTGAAGGTCCAGTACGGCCTCACGCTGAGCGGAGACTGGCCGCGCATGGCGCGGGTGCGGGCGGCGCAGCGCGCAATCCTGTACGAGGACCCCGTCGTTTACGAGTGGCAGCACATCGCGACGAAGGCGCTCGTCATCGGCGGCGCCGACGACCGCCTCGTGGCCAACTACCCGGTCCTCGCCCGAAACGTCGCCGAGGAACTTCAGAACGCGGAACTCTTCCTCTTCCCGGAGGTCGGACATTCTCCGCAGTTCGAGATCCCGGAGCGTTTTCACGCGGAGCTGATCCGGTTCCTGCGGTCCGATCCCAACGAGCCAGCCGATCAGTCGTGGCGGGCAACGGACGTCGGCCGCCCGCCGGGCTCGTAG
- a CDS encoding peptidylprolyl isomerase, which produces MRTRWARWLKAATLVALGSGLARVASAPSVAAASGDPVLVVVETEMGAFELEVDIDRAPVTAANFLRYVDGGFYDGGAFFRTVHADNQPDDSIRIAVVQGGRNPDLEAESFPPVPLERTSETGLLHEDGTVSMARGGPDTATQSFFICIGDQPSLDFGGMRNPDGQGFAAFGRVAAGMDVVRAIHRAPYDAQQLTPPVRITRVYRKE; this is translated from the coding sequence GTGCGAACACGTTGGGCTCGATGGTTGAAGGCGGCCACCCTGGTGGCGCTCGGTTCGGGGCTCGCGCGCGTCGCTTCCGCCCCGTCCGTCGCAGCCGCGTCCGGGGACCCGGTCCTCGTCGTCGTCGAGACGGAGATGGGCGCCTTCGAACTCGAAGTGGACATCGACCGGGCGCCCGTCACCGCGGCCAACTTCCTCCGCTACGTGGACGGCGGGTTCTACGACGGCGGCGCCTTCTTCCGGACCGTCCACGCGGACAACCAGCCCGACGACTCCATCCGGATCGCCGTCGTCCAGGGCGGGCGGAACCCGGACCTGGAGGCCGAGTCCTTCCCGCCGGTCCCGCTGGAACGCACCTCCGAGACGGGACTCCTGCATGAGGACGGGACGGTGTCGATGGCGCGCGGCGGCCCCGACACCGCCACGCAGAGCTTCTTCATCTGCATCGGCGACCAGCCGTCGCTCGACTTCGGCGGCATGCGCAACCCCGACGGCCAGGGCTTCGCCGCCTTCGGGCGCGTGGCGGCCGGCATGGACGTGGTACGCGCGATCCACCGCGCCCCCTACGACGCGCAACAACTCACCCCGCCCGTGCGGATCACGAGAGTATACCGGAAGGAGTGA
- a CDS encoding MBL fold metallo-hydrolase has product MTSRMLDARTSIVDLKFQGFDLAIGTGVLETGDGVALVDPGPTTCLPALEAGLGEAGFGLADVRAVLLTHIHLDHATAAGTIVRRVPEARVYVHPVGAIHVIRPERLLASAGRIYGDLMETLWGEFLPVPAESVTEVDEGDAVQLGGRTLRVAYTPGHAKHHVAYFEEDGGTAWVGDVGGIRIPPGGVIPVTPVPDIDVEAWNASMDRVLEWGPGRIVPTHFGAVEDPAAHFAELRDQLARWARTVRESLGGENPADPDTSADPARARAFAAWVEEDLRARMPAEPVDTYVNAFGARDSWWGLARYWRKRATAT; this is encoded by the coding sequence ATGACGAGCCGCATGCTCGACGCCCGGACCTCGATCGTCGATCTGAAGTTCCAGGGCTTCGATCTGGCGATCGGGACCGGCGTGCTGGAGACCGGGGACGGCGTCGCGCTCGTCGACCCCGGGCCCACGACCTGTCTTCCCGCGCTGGAGGCCGGGCTCGGGGAAGCCGGGTTCGGCCTCGCCGACGTGCGCGCCGTCCTGCTCACGCACATCCACCTCGATCACGCCACGGCCGCCGGCACGATCGTGCGCCGGGTCCCCGAAGCGCGGGTGTACGTCCACCCCGTGGGGGCGATCCACGTGATCCGGCCCGAGCGTCTCCTCGCCTCCGCCGGCCGCATCTACGGCGACCTGATGGAGACCCTTTGGGGCGAGTTCCTCCCGGTGCCCGCGGAGTCCGTGACCGAGGTGGACGAGGGAGACGCGGTGCAACTCGGCGGCCGTACCCTGCGCGTGGCCTACACGCCCGGCCACGCGAAGCACCACGTCGCCTATTTCGAGGAGGACGGGGGGACGGCGTGGGTGGGCGATGTGGGGGGCATCCGCATCCCGCCCGGGGGCGTGATCCCCGTGACCCCGGTGCCCGACATCGACGTCGAAGCCTGGAACGCGAGCATGGACCGGGTCCTGGAGTGGGGTCCCGGCCGCATCGTCCCGACCCACTTCGGCGCGGTCGAGGATCCGGCCGCCCATTTCGCCGAACTCCGCGACCAACTCGCGCGCTGGGCCCGCACCGTGCGCGAATCGCTGGGCGGCGAGAACCCGGCGGACCCGGACACGTCCGCCGACCCCGCACGGGCCCGGGCCTTCGCGGCGTGGGTGGAGGAAGACCTGCGCGCGCGCATGCCGGCCGAGCCGGTGGACACCTACGTCAATGCGTTCGGCGCGCGCGACTCCTGGTGGGGCCTCGCCCGCTACTGGCGCAAGCGAGCCACGGCTACGTGA
- a CDS encoding VOC family protein, whose translation MTRSNAGARQGPRKAPADPRRLVAMVAGALLGTASGVLAQSAPVACLAPGSSLRLDHVPVAVGDLDALSRRLTDEFGFHVRDGRRDANGLETAEIGFGDGTRLELRTVSGSGDPDASGATELRRYTDLIVDGGGGAYVALAGNDGTGLDELLAIARDVEPELAAAGSGMGRRAAFPPDHPLQAVFFVEPDPEAQEPPTVSGLPEHPNGARGLQAVWIMMEDPDRLTRFLLAFGARDCGPSRHPEHLYGRAVGIRGGTVYVVDARLWMADPGSAPVVSLTVRGGRESASDNIVLGNAGGLWIELRPSEEDG comes from the coding sequence ATGACTCGATCGAACGCGGGGGCGCGGCAGGGGCCGCGCAAGGCGCCTGCCGATCCGCGACGTCTGGTCGCGATGGTCGCCGGCGCGCTGCTCGGAACGGCTTCGGGCGTGCTCGCACAGAGTGCCCCGGTGGCCTGCCTGGCGCCGGGCTCCTCGTTGCGCCTCGACCACGTACCTGTCGCCGTCGGCGACCTCGACGCTCTGTCGCGGCGGCTCACCGACGAGTTCGGCTTTCACGTCCGGGACGGGCGGCGCGACGCCAACGGACTGGAGACGGCGGAGATCGGGTTCGGTGACGGGACCCGGCTCGAACTCCGGACCGTCAGCGGCTCGGGTGACCCGGACGCTTCGGGCGCCACCGAGCTGCGGCGCTACACGGACCTGATCGTCGACGGCGGGGGCGGGGCGTACGTGGCTCTCGCCGGGAACGACGGGACCGGCCTGGATGAACTCCTCGCCATCGCCCGGGACGTCGAGCCCGAACTCGCGGCTGCCGGTTCCGGGATGGGACGAAGGGCGGCCTTCCCTCCGGACCATCCCCTGCAGGCGGTGTTCTTCGTCGAGCCCGATCCGGAAGCCCAGGAGCCGCCGACCGTGTCCGGGCTGCCGGAACACCCGAACGGCGCGAGGGGTCTGCAGGCCGTCTGGATCATGATGGAGGATCCGGACCGCCTCACCCGGTTCCTGCTCGCCTTCGGGGCCCGCGACTGCGGCCCGTCGCGTCACCCCGAGCACCTGTACGGCCGCGCCGTCGGCATCCGCGGGGGGACCGTGTACGTGGTCGACGCACGCCTGTGGATGGCCGACCCCGGCTCGGCGCCGGTCGTGTCGCTCACCGTCCGTGGCGGGCGCGAGTCCGCCTCCGACAACATCGTACTCGGAAACGCCGGCGGACTCTGGATCGAACTGCGCCCTTCGGAGGAGGACGGATGA
- a CDS encoding DinB family protein: MKRPRPDEHGDYYAIYIDRVPDDRTLADVLGEAPDALDALLGDLPPGRENFAYEPGKWTCREVLGHVIDAERLFAYRVLHIARADSAELPGMDQDEWAEASNAADRPIRELLHEFRALRTANAALFGSLDEDALSRRGVASGAECTVRALIHIIAGHELHHRDVLRERYL; encoded by the coding sequence ATGAAACGACCTCGACCCGACGAGCACGGCGACTACTACGCCATCTACATCGACCGCGTGCCGGACGACCGGACCCTCGCCGACGTCCTCGGCGAGGCGCCCGATGCGCTCGATGCGCTTCTCGGGGACCTCCCGCCCGGGCGCGAGAACTTCGCCTACGAGCCCGGCAAGTGGACGTGCCGCGAGGTTCTGGGTCACGTGATCGATGCCGAGCGGCTCTTCGCCTACCGTGTCCTCCACATCGCCCGCGCGGACTCGGCGGAGCTGCCGGGGATGGATCAGGATGAATGGGCCGAGGCCTCGAACGCGGCCGATCGCCCGATCCGCGAACTTCTGCATGAATTTCGGGCGCTTCGCACCGCGAACGCGGCTCTCTTCGGCTCGCTCGACGAGGACGCGCTCTCGCGCCGCGGGGTCGCGAGCGGCGCGGAGTGCACGGTGCGGGCGCTCATCCATATCATCGCCGGTCACGAGCTTCACCATCGGGACGTGCTCAGGGAGCGGTATCTGTGA
- a CDS encoding DUF6644 family protein, which yields MERFLEWLGNTPWSVALLESTLAWPLIESSHVLAVALFFGTVMMNDLRLLGWTMRRVPVSEVTGRLLPWTRLGFTIMVVTGLLIFYSNPVRYYHNIFFRLKVILFVVAGLNAFLFHRGIHRRVLEWERLPVLPGRARAAGAISLAAWALIIVAGRLIAYNWFDCDIPGQPGWVNWAAGCPVAGD from the coding sequence ATGGAACGTTTCCTCGAGTGGCTGGGGAACACCCCCTGGAGCGTGGCCCTGCTGGAGTCCACGCTCGCGTGGCCGCTGATCGAATCTTCCCACGTCCTGGCCGTGGCCCTCTTCTTCGGCACCGTGATGATGAACGACCTCCGGCTGCTGGGCTGGACGATGCGTCGCGTGCCGGTGTCGGAGGTCACGGGCCGGCTGCTCCCCTGGACGCGGCTCGGCTTCACAATCATGGTCGTCACGGGGCTTCTCATCTTCTACTCGAACCCGGTCCGCTACTACCACAACATCTTCTTTCGACTGAAGGTGATCCTGTTCGTGGTGGCGGGACTCAACGCCTTCCTGTTTCACCGCGGGATCCACCGCCGGGTGCTGGAGTGGGAACGCCTGCCCGTGCTTCCGGGGCGGGCGCGGGCGGCGGGGGCCATTTCGCTCGCGGCGTGGGCGCTCATCATCGTGGCGGGCCGACTCATTGCCTACAACTGGTTCGACTGTGACATCCCGGGACAGCCGGGCTGGGTGAACTGGGCGGCGGGCTGCCCCGTGGCGGGGGACTGA
- a CDS encoding DUF6644 family protein produces MGGRQLAPESWLPFFERLEHTAIGTAVRESIWAFPIIEAVHLLGLGLLGGAVLLADLRLLGTGLTRQPIANVVRHARPWLVAGVALMFLTGIPLFLSEAVKCYYNTSFWVKMISLPVALAFTFAARKRVVAAAPARANWRTRLIAVISLGLWFTVAAAGRWIGFSA; encoded by the coding sequence ATGGGCGGGCGTCAGCTCGCCCCGGAGTCGTGGCTCCCCTTCTTCGAGCGGCTGGAGCACACGGCCATCGGGACGGCCGTGCGCGAATCGATCTGGGCCTTTCCCATCATCGAGGCGGTCCACCTGCTGGGGCTGGGGCTCCTGGGCGGGGCGGTGCTGCTCGCCGATCTCCGGCTCCTGGGGACGGGGCTCACGCGGCAGCCGATCGCGAACGTCGTGCGGCACGCGCGCCCGTGGCTCGTGGCGGGGGTGGCGCTGATGTTCCTCACCGGGATTCCGCTGTTCCTCTCGGAAGCCGTGAAGTGCTACTACAACACGTCTTTCTGGGTGAAGATGATCTCGCTCCCCGTGGCGCTCGCGTTCACCTTCGCGGCCCGAAAGCGGGTGGTCGCCGCCGCGCCGGCGCGAGCGAACTGGCGGACCCGGCTCATCGCCGTGATCTCGCTGGGGTTGTGGTTCACGGTGGCCGCCGCGGGACGCTGGATCGGCTTCTCCGCTTGA